One window of the Dreissena polymorpha isolate Duluth1 chromosome 5, UMN_Dpol_1.0, whole genome shotgun sequence genome contains the following:
- the LOC127882240 gene encoding arylalkylamine N-acetyltransferase-like 2: MSVCSNLTLERSQQALDKIRGNFDTENERLEIVTPDRYTEVFEILKHHFVPDEPLCRTFGVQWEQEFQDLATDVLGKNCSLCMIFKLSNEMMGIRLISYMHCADPPSNYDHMKYEELRELLRFLSCKNKEVDFFRRYEVEEAIQFFTLGVNKKFRQRGLGSRLLEAAVALGKELGFKAVKGEATSNFSQRIYQNAKFECILDMLYDEYTFRGKKLSESTGEHKMTKVFGLKL; the protein is encoded by the exons ATGAGTGTGTGCTCAAACCTCACACTTGAACGTTCACAGCAA GCGCTGGACAAAATACGAGGCAATTTTGACACAGAGAATGAGAGACTGGAAATAGTGACTCCTGATCGCTACACGGAGGTGTTCGAGATACTCAAGCATCACTTTGTTCCTGATGAACCACTGTGTCGTACGTTTGGAGTCCAGTGGGAACAGGAATTCCAGGATTTAGCAACTGAC GTGCTCGGGAAAAATTGTTCGCTGTGTATGATCTTCAAGTTATCTAATGAAATGATGGGGATCCGGCTGATAAGTTATATGCACTGCGCCGACCCTCCGTCGAACTATGATCACATGAAATATGAAGAATTGCGAGAGCTCTTGAGGTTTCTTTCGTGCAAGAACAAAGAAGTAGACTTCTTCAGGCGGTATGAGGTTGAGGAGGCCATTCAATTCTTTACCCTCGGCGTCAACAAGAAGTTTCGCCAAAGAGGGCTGGGGTCACGGTTGCTTGAGGCGGCGGTTGCCCTTGGAAAGGAGTTGGGATTTAAAGCGGTTAAAGGGGAGGCGACGTCCAACTTCTCTCAGCGAATTTACCAGAACGCGAAGTTTGAATGTATTCTGGACATGCTGTATGACGAGTACACGTTCAGGGGAAAGAAGCTCAGTGAATCAACCGGAGAACATAAAATGACCAAAGTATTTGGGTTGAAATTATGA